Proteins from a single region of Euwallacea similis isolate ESF13 chromosome 21, ESF131.1, whole genome shotgun sequence:
- the Toll-7 gene encoding toll-like receptor 7: MLLLVFGALCLGLGGATRFASSELCSWLPDNNEGSSKVAVTCNVRLLDEHGANLTNIPQDVTSRLKITCSSAIFYESILPWSLQKLHELEDLKIKNCKLLNLQQNAFNGMQNLKKLQINSFNSEWGPQKNLELDSASFEGLKELQVLDLSDNNIRAVPEGALCFLTNLQTLNLTRNRIRNSERIGISGPECSPSELQNLDLSFNDIRLLGEDSGFSKFRRLQNLNLQYNNITDVSGESLAGLVSLKTLDMSNNKIGTLPQGLFAGSPELKEVHLQNNSLYSLAKGLFHRLEQLLVLDLSGNQLTSIHVGNGTFTGLIRLIVLNLSHNALTRIDSRTFKDLFFLQILDLKNNSIGFIEDNAFLPLYNLHTLNLAENRLNTIGPHLFNGLYVLSKLTLNNNLIVTVDARAFQNCSALKELDLSSNALAEVPEAVQELSFLKTLDLGENQISEFRNGSFRNLNQLTGLRLIDNTIGNLTRGMLWDLPSLQVLNLAKNKIQNIERGTFERNIQVEAIRLDENFLTDINGVFATLATLLWLNLSENHLVWFDYAFIPSNLKWLDIHGNFIEHLGNYYKIQDEIGVKTLDASHNRITDISPMSIPNSVELLFINNNFIKKIHPNTFLDKTNLARVDMYANDLTSVDINALRLTPVPTNRSLPEVYLGGNPFHCDCTMEWLQAINSMSGSRQYPKVMDADNVMCKMTHSRGMTHMPLSQSKPSDFLCTYETHCFTLCHCCDFDACDCEMTCPNNCSCYHDQTWNTNVVDCSGQGAAEIPQKIPMDATEVYLDGNYIKELHNHAFIGRKNLKTLFVNSSNVESIQNSTFNSLHSLQVLHLEDNRLKQLKGYEFEHLENLRELYLQNNIIETMSNKTFDPLTSLEVLRLDGNKLTIFPVWQLAYKQRLKQIFIAGNPWSCRCKFLQGLTSWVANNAVKVVDSANVMCSIPDTKPAQSRELDFNSTVCSDYYAGSSVIDSMLVSDYWPMVVVTLCIVILMLLAIVLWFVFRDPVRVWLYSRYGVRLCNFRDSSSKQFDDSDKLYDAFVCYSPKDEEWVVHNLSGELEPRYQLCLHYRDLSNTAYNQHAASAVLEASEASRRLIMILTRNFIETEWARFDLRQAFHEALKGRVYKLVIIEDGPFQEVIMDPELRLYFKTAEHVRWGERRFWEKLKYALPPVETRGKINANYRRNINNYTIDSRVVANGTHHSHHHFPEKIRSQGPPSPSMQMIPPPAYSAGVPQEAEDANYSSATTATPSPRPSRRVTQEPRPISDHIYSSIDSDYSTLERGASARRGVPQQWRPHVVLQASGAHNGGQAYLV; encoded by the coding sequence ATGTTGCTCTTAGTTTTTGGTGCTCTATGTCTTGGATTGGGTGGTGCCACGAGGTTCGCGTCCAGTGAGCTCTGCTCGTGGCTCCCAGATAACAACGAAGGAAGTTCGAAAGTGGCTGTGACTTGCAACGTGAGGTTGTTAGATGAGCATGGAGCCAATCTCACCAACATTCCCCAGGACGTTACCTCCCGCTTGAAAATCACCTGTTCCAGTGCCATATTCTACGAAAGCATCTTGCCGTGGTCGCTGCAAAAGCTCCACGAGCTCGAagacttgaaaataaaaaactgcaAGCTACTGAACTTGCAGCAGAACGCCTTCAACGGCATGCAAAACCTCAAAAAGCTGCAAATAAACAGTTTCAACTCCGAGTGGGGCCCGCAAAAGAACTTAGAGCTGGATAGTGCGAGTTTTGAGGGTTTAAAGGAACTTCAAGTTTTGGATCTGTCAGACAACAATATCCGAGCCGTGCCTGAGGGCGCATTGTGTTTCTTGACTAACTTGCAAACTTTGAATCTGACCCGAAACAGAATCCGTAACTCTGAAAGAATAGGAATTAGTGGTCCAGAATGTAGTCCTAGTGAACTTCAAAACTTGGATTTGAGTTTCAACGACATTCGGCTATTGGGCGAGGACAGCGGCTTTTCCAAGTTTCGTCGGTTGCAAAACCTGAATTTGCAGTATAACAATATCACTGATGTGTCCGGGGAAAGTTTGGCCGGGTTGGTCAGTCTAAAAACTTTGGACATGTCGAATAATAAGATCGGAACTTTGCCTCAAGGATTATTCGCCGGATCTCCGGAGTTGAAAGAAGTTCACTTACAGAATAACTCTTTGTACTCTTTGGCTAAGGGATTATTCCATCGTTTGGAGCAACTTCTCGTGCTGGATTTAAGCGGAAATCAACTTACCAGCATCCACGTCGGCAACGGGACTTTTACAGGGCTTATTCGCTTGATTGTCCTAAACCTCTCTCACAACGCCTTAACTCGTATCGATTCCAGGACTTTTAAGGACTTATTCTTCCTGCAAATCCTGGATTTAAAGAACAACTCCATAGGCTTTATTGAGGACAATGCCTTTTTGCCTCTGTACAATTTGCACACTTTAAATTTGGCAGAGAATCGTTTGAATACCATCGGACCTCATTTGTTCAACGGACTCTATGTGCTGAGTAAATTAACCTTGAACAACAATTTGATAGTGACCGTTGATGCTCGCGCTTTCCAAAACTGTTCCGCACTGAAAGAATTGGATTTAAGCTCGAATGCTTTGGCCGAAGTTCCTGAGGCAGTCCAGgaactttcttttttaaagaCGTTGGATCTGGGCGAGAATCAAATAAGTGAATTCCGGAATGGCTCGTTCAGGAATTTAAATCAACTGACCGGATTAAGGCTGATCGATAACACTATCGGAAATTTAACCCGGGGAATGTTGTGGGACTTGCCTAGTTTGCAGGTACTGAATTTggccaaaaacaaaattcagaACATTGAGAGAGGCACTTTTGAAAGAAATATCCAAGTTGAGGCAATTAGGCTGGATGAAAACTTCCTAACGGATATTAATGGGGTTTTCGCTACGCTGGCCACGTTATTGTGGTTGAATTTATCTGAAAACCACTTAGTGTGGTTTGATTATGCCTTTATACCGAGCAACTTGAAGTGGCTGGATATTCATGGCAACTTTATAGAGCATTTGGGCAATTACTACAAAATCCAAGATGAAATTGGGGTGAAAACATTAGATGCTAGCCACAACAGGATTACTGATATTTCTCCAATGTCAATTCCCAACAGTGTGGAACTTCTATTCATAAACAACAATTTCATTAAGAAAATTCACCCAAACACTTTCTTGGATAAAACTAATTTGGCTCGAGTGGACATGTATGCCAATGACCTAACCAGTGTAGACATAAATGCCCTAAGGCTGACCCCAGTCCCAACTAATAGATCTCTTCCTGAAGTTTACCTTGGCGGCAACCCCTTCCACTGTGACTGCACCATGGAATGGTTACAAGCCATCAACAGCATGTCTGGCTCAAGACAATATCCCAAAGTAATGGATGCAGATAATGTGATGTGTAAGATGACTCATTCCAGAGGTATGACCCACATGCCTCTTAGCCAATCCAAGCCGTCTGATTTTCTTTGTACATACGAAACACACTGTTTTACTTTATGTCACTGCTGCGATTTTGATGCTTGCGATTGTGAAATGACCTGCCCTAACAACTGCAGCTGCTACCATGATCAAACATGGAACACCAACGTTGTAGACTGTTCTGGGCAAGGAGCCGCAGAAATACCTCAGAAAATCCCCATGGATGCCACAGAGGTTTATCTAGATGGCAATTATATCAAAGAACTGCATAATCATGCCTTTATTGGAAGAAAGAACTTAAAAACTCTGTTCGTGAATAGCAGCAACGTAGAATCTATCCAGAACAGCACCTTTAATAGCTTGCACTCTTTGCAAGTGTTGCATTTGGAAGATAACAGGTTGAAGCAATTGAAAGGTTATGAATTCGAGCATTTGGAGAATCTAAGAGAGCTCTATCTGCAAAACAACATAATTGAAACCATGAGCAACAAAACTTTCGACCCTCTGACTTCTTTGGAGGTGCTTCGCCTGGACGGAAACAAACTTACTATATTTCCCGTGTGGCAGCTTGCTTACAAACAACGATTGAAGCAAATTTTCATCGCCGGGAATCCTTGGTCCTGTCGTTGCAAGTTCCTGCAAGGTCTCACTTCATGGGTCGCAAATAATGCAGTCAAAGTGGTGGACAGTGCAAATGTGATGTGCTCAATTCCGGACACGAAACCAGCTCAAAGCCGCGAACTAGACTTTAACTCCACAGTGTGCAGTGACTACTACGCGGGCAGTTCTGTGATAGACTCAATGCTGGTAAGTGATTATTGGCCCATGGTTGTAGTGACTCTTTGTATAGTGATTCTCATGCTACTCGCTATAGTGCTCTGGTTCGTTTTTAGAGACCCCGTGCGTGTGTGGCTCTATTCGCGATACGGAGTTCGATTGTGCAACTTTAGGGACTCCAGTTCGAAACAATTTGACGATAGTGACAAACTCTACGACGCCTTTGTGTGTTATAGCCCAAAAGACGAAGAGTGGGTGGTCCATAATTTGTCCGGGGAGCTTGAGCCTCGATATCAACTGTGCTTGCACTATAGAGATCTCTCGAACACAGCTTATAACCAGCACGCCGCTTCAGCAGTGTTAGAAGCCTCAGAAGCGAGCAGGAGGCTCATTATGATTCTCACAAGGAATTTTATCGAGACTGAATGGGCTAGATTTGACTTGAGGCAGGCCTTTCATGAAGCTTTGAAAGGGCGAGTGTATAAACTAGTAATAATCGAGGATGGTCCGTTCCAGGAGGTTATAATGGATCCGGAATTGAGGTTGTACTTCAAAACCGCTGAACATGTTAGATGGGGTGAAcgaaggttttgggaaaagcTGAAGTACGCCCTTCCTCCTGTAGAAACTAGAGGAAAAATCAACGCGAATTATCGGCGTAACATTAACAATTACACCATAGACTCTAGGGTGGTGGCCAATGGGACTCACCATTCGCATCATCATTTCCCTGAAAAGATCAGGTCTCAAGGACCGCCATCCCCTAGTATGCAAATGATTCCTCCTCCTGCGTACTCCGCAGGAGTTCCTCAAGAAGCGGAGGATGCCAATTATTCCTCTGCAACTACTGCCACACCATCTCCTAGGCCTTCGAGGCGCGTTACGCAAGAACCAAGGCCGATTTCTGATCACATATACTCTAGTATAGACTCAGATTATAGTACGTTGGAGAGAGGGGCTTCAGCTAGGAGGGGCGTACCTCAGCAGTGGCGTCCGCATGTGGTGCTGCAGGCTTCTGGGGCCCACAACGGCGGACAGGCCTATCTTGTGTGA